One segment of Panicum virgatum strain AP13 chromosome 3K, P.virgatum_v5, whole genome shotgun sequence DNA contains the following:
- the LOC120697046 gene encoding leucine--tRNA ligase, cytoplasmic-like, whose protein sequence is MSSSHDEAKSFARRDFLLKIQRDVQKLWEENKVFEANSGDKPPSPGEKFFGNFTYPYMNGLLHLGHAFTLSKLEFGAAYNRLCGSNVLLPFAFHCTGMPIKASADKLAREMQQYGNPPVFPVDRDSKTDKENDSNNSCSTATSAPNNYKSKRSKAVAKSGSHKSQWEIMRSFDLSDEEIAKFQDPDHWLSYFPPLAMKDLKAFGLSCDWRRSFITTDMNPFYDAFVRWQMRKLRNTGKIVKGKQYMIYSPLDGQPCGDHDRASGEEVGPQEYVLIKMEVIPPFPPKLKVLEGRNVYLAAATLRPETLYGQTNCWMQPDEKYGTFEVNDIDIFILTARSARNLAHQVLSRVPEKPTCLAELCGRDLIGLQVKSPLAFNEIVYVLPMQNILTHKGTGIVISVPSDSPDDFIAFQELVTSPSMRVMYGVKDEWILPFKVIPVINVPGYGNETAKKVCFDLKIDSLNQKDKLAEAKEIAYLKGFHDGIMIVGEFKGRKVQEVKPLIKDMLLKTGGAILYYEPEGKVISRSGDECVVALTDQWLITYGEAEWKQKAIACLEEMNTFSTEAHNGFKHTLNWLMPRACSRSFGLGTRIPWDEEFLVDSLSDSTLYMVYYTIAHLLQDGNIYGSNSSLRADQMTDEVWDYVFCNGPTPETDIPPTVLRKMKQEFEYWYPFDLRISGKDLMQNHLAFCIYNHTALLPKHHWPGGFRCNGHLMLNSEKMSKSTGNFRTLSQAIEEFSSDATRFALADAGDSLDDANFAFETAKSAIMKLTKEISWMKEVLSGEASLRVGPPTTYADRAFANAMNYAIKGTENSYRAFMFKDALKTGFYDLQAARDEYRISCGAGVMNYELLLRFMDVQTRLITPICPHYAEHVWQNILKKEGFVVKAGWPVADTPDPTLRAANKYLLDSMVLMRKLLHKQGSDLKKAKKGAVVPAKLEENKLSVGLIYVNENYDGWKEQCLRVLQTQFEPKSCSFAPDEQIIETLKNYSIGQDMDLKQIQKLCMPFIKFKKDEAQKVGLHALELKLPFSELEVLELNSEPIKRQLGLEHVEILLASDESSANKDGPHISLIRQNPPSPGHPTAIFLSKSEFQGLTSRYN, encoded by the coding sequence ATGTCATCAAGTCATGACGAGGCAAAAAGTTTTGCTCGGAGGGACTTTTTGCTTAAGATCCAAAGAGATGTTCAAAAACTTTGGGAAGAGAACAAGGTGTTTGAGGCTAACTCTGGTGATAAGCCACCGAGCCCTGGTGAGAAGTTCTTTGGGAACTTCACATATCCCTACATGAATGGCTTGCTACATCTAGGCCATGCCTTCACCCTTTCTAAGCTTGAGTTTGGTGCTGCATACAATAGACTTTGTGGCTCAAATGTCCTCCTACCCTTTGCTTTTCACTGCACTGGAATGCCCATTAAGGCCTCAGCTGATAAGCTTGCTAGAGAGATGCAGCAATATGGAAATCCTCCAGTGTTTCCAGTGGACAGGGACTCAAAAACTGACAAGGAAAATGACAGCAATAATAGCTGCAGTACTGCCACTAGTGCTCCAAATAACTACAAGAGCAAGAGATCTAAGGCAGTGGCAAAATCTGGCTCACATAAGTCCCAGTGGGAGATCATGAGGAGCTTTGATCTTTCTGATGAAGAGATTGCCAAGTTTCAAGATCCTGACCATTGGTTGAGCTACTTTCCACCGTTGGCTATGAAGGATCTCAAGGCTTTTGGGCTGAGTTGTGACTGGAGGCGTTCATTCATAACTACTGACATGAATCCATTCTATGATGCTTTTGTCCGATGGCAGATGAGGAAGTTAAGGAATACAGGCAAGATTGTTAAAGGGAAGCAGTACATGATCTACTCTCCATTGGATGGCCAACCTTGTGGTGATCATGACCGTGCATCAGGTGAAGAGGTTGGACCTCAGGAATATGTGTTGATTAAAATGGAGGTGATCCCTCCATTTCCACCCAAGTTGAAGGTCCTGGAAGGTAGAAATGTGTATTTGGCAGCAGCTACCCTCAGGCCTGAGACATTGTATGGTCAAACAAATTGTTGGATGCAGCCTGATGAGAAGTATGGCACTTTTGAGGTCAATGACATTGACATTTTCATTTTGACAGCAAGGTCCGCACGTAATCTTGCTCACCAGGTGCTGTCAAGAGTTCCAGAAAAGCCAACTTGCTTGGCTGAGCTTTGTGGCAGGGATCTGATCGGCTTGCAAGTGAAGTCTCCTCTTGCCTTCAATGAGATCGTATATGTGCTTCCAATGCAGAATATCTTGACACATAAAGGCACCGGCATTGTTATTAGTGTTCCAAGTGATTCACCTGATGACTTTATTGCCTTTCAAGAGTTGGTAACAAGTCCAAGCATGAGGGTTATGTATGGAGTAAAAGATGAGTGGATTTTGCCTTTTAAGGTGATACCAGTAATCAATGTTCCAGGATATGGAAATGAAACTGCTAAGAAGGTTTGCTTTGATCTGAAAATTGATAGCCTTAACCAGAAAGATAAACTTGCTGAAGCAAAAGAGATAGCATACCTGAAAGGATTCCACGATGGAATAATGATTGTAGGTGAGTTTAAGGGAAGAAAGGTTCAAGAAGTTAAGCCGCTAATAAAGGATATGCTATTGAAGACAGGTGGGGCTATTTTGTACTATGAACCTGAGGGAAAGGTCATCTCAAGGTCTGGGGATGAATGTGTTGTTGCTCTAACAGATCAGTGGCTCATAACATATGGTGAGGCTGAATGGAAGCAAAAGGCTATAGCGTGCTTGGAGGAAATGAATACTTTCTCGACTGAAGCTCATAATGGCTTCAAGCACACATTGAACTGGTTGATGCCACGAGCCTGTTCCCGTTCGTTTGGATTAGGTACTCGCATTCCATGGGATGAGGAATTCCTTGTAGATTCTCTTTCTGATTCAACTCTATACATGGTCTACTACACAATTGCACATCTACTGCAAGATGGTAACATTTATGGATCCAACTCTTCTTTGAGGGCTGATCAAATGACCGATGAAGTCTGGGATTATGTTTTTTGTAACGGTCCAACACCAGAAACTGATATTCCTCCTACAGTTTTGAGAAAAATGAAGCAAGAGTTTGAGTACTGGTATCCCTTTGATCTTCGTATATCTGGTAAGGACCTAATGCAGAACCATTTAGCATTCTGCATCTACAACCACACGGCGCTTCTTCCAAAACATCATTGGCCTGGTGGTTTCCGTTGCAATGGACACCTAATGCTTAATTCTGAGAAGATGTCCAAGTCCACTGGGAATTTCAGAACCCTTTCACAAGCTATTGAAGAATTCTCATCTGATGCCACTCGGTTTGCCCTCGCTGATGCTGGTGACAGTCTGGATGATGCTAACTTTGCCTTTGAGACTGCAAAATCTGCTATAATGAAGTTAACAAAAGAAATATCATGGATGAAAGAAGTTCTTTCTGGTGAGGCATCCCTGCGAGTTGGGCCACCAACTACTTATGCTGACCGAGCCTTTGCTAATGCTATGAACTATGCCATCAAAGGCACTGAGAATAGTTACAGAGCTTTCATGTTCAAAGATGCTCTGAAAACTGGTTTCTATGATCTACAGGCAGCAAGAGATGAGTACAGGATTTCATGTGGAGCAGGAGTTATGAACTACGAGTTGCTCTTGCGTTTTATGGATGTACAGACCAGGCTTATAACTCCCATTTGTCCACACTATGCTGAGCATGTGTGGCAAAATATACTGAAGAAAGAAGGATTTGTGGTGAAAGCTGGCTGGCCAGTTGCTGATACCCCGGATCCTACTCTTAGGGCCGCAAATAAATATTTGTTGGACTCCATGGTTCTGATGAGGAAGTTACTCCACAAGCAGGGATCCGATCTCAAAAAGGCCAAGAAGGGAGCTGTAGTCCCTGCAAAACTGGAGGAAAACAAATTGTCAGTTGGTCTAATATATGTCAATGAGAACTATGATGGCTGGAAAGAGCAGTGTTTGAGAGTGCTACAGACTCAATTTGAGCCTAAATCATGTTCCTTTGCTCCTGACGAACAGATTATTGAAACTCTGAAGAATTATTCTATAGGACAGGATATGGACCTGAAGCAAATTCAAAAGCTGTGCATGCCCTTCATTAAGTTCAAGAAAGATGAAGCACAAAAGGTTGGTCTGCATGCTTTGGAGTTGAAGCTTCCTTTCAGTGAACTGGAGGTTCTTGAACTGAATTCAGAGCCGATCAAAAGGCAGTTAGGCCTGGAGCATGTAGAGATTTTGTTGGCATCTGATGAATCTTCTGCAAACAAAGATGGCCCACATATTTCCTTGATCAGGCAGAATCCACCTTCTCCAGGACATCCTACTGCAATATTCTTGAGTAAATCGGAGTTTCAAGGCCTAACCAGCAGATACAATTAG
- the LOC120697047 gene encoding F-box protein At2g40910-like, protein MVDPVRKRSVAAAPSLPDDALVEILSRVAAKSLCRFKCVSKAWRDLIADRLRCTRLPQTLEGFFYAYDDDDDNEIHGGDCDDGGGKGYGVGSVRPDHIVHGRFINTLGRFVPLASYSFLLEQLGVDTICLMRSCNGLLLFGHRRDSDSYDSLGYIVCNPATEQWVTVPSSGWKPFSLWDSDESEDSDSDGESSNCRFTYLIFDPAVSAHFQLVELWSDDCVSVEEVHTYSSETGLWCKNPSEWSSDEAVSFFAGSAFVSGMLHFSVTNFDAHQEKIVAVDGEGKRCRTIAGPEKSGDAAFIGQSKGRLHYVSRRADSTSKMTELCIWVLQEYNTEDWVLKHRVTFLQLFGRMSCRDQDYNVVAIHPDCNLIFFLQYWDLQLKSYNMDSKEVCTLRILRVGPQHIFPYVPYFAESTAVAGKH, encoded by the coding sequence ATGGTCGACCCCGTCCGCAAGaggagcgtggcggcggcgccctccctGCCCGACGACGCCCTCGTGGAGATCCTCTCTCGCGTCGCCGCAAAATCCCTATGCCGGTTCAAGTGCGTCTCCAAGGCCTGGCGCGACCTCATCGCCGACCGCCTCCGCTGCACCAGGCTCCCCCAAACCCTGGAGGGCTTCTTCTACGcctacgacgacgacgacgacaacgagATACACGGTGGCGACTGCGACGATGGCGGTGGCAAGGGATACGGCGTCGGCAGCGTGAGACCGGATCACATCGTCCACGGGCGCTTCATCAACACGTTGGGTAGATTCGTGCCTCTCGCTTCCTACTCCTTCCTGCTGGAGCAGCTCGGAGTTGATACCATCTGTCTCATGCGTTCTTGCAACGGGCTCCTCCTCTTTGGGCACAGAAGGGATTCGGACAGCTACGATTCGCTGGGCTATATCGTGTGCAACCCCGCCACCGAGCAATGGGTGACCGTGCCCAGCTCCGGCTGGAAACCTTTCTCCCTATGGGATTCGGATGAGAGCGAGGACTCAGACTCCGACGGTGAATCATCTAACTGCAGGTTCACCTATTTGATCTTCGACCCTGCTGTGTCCGCACACTTTCAGTTGGTCGAGTTGTGGTCAGACGATTGTGTATCCGTGGAGGAGGTGCACACCTACTCATCTGAAACTGGGCTATGGTGTAAGAATCCAAGTGAGTGGAGTTCGGATGAGGCTGTATCATTCTTCGCAGGAAGCGCCTTTGTCAGTGGCATGCTGCATTTCAGCGTCACCAACTTTGACGCGCACCAGGAGAAGATAGTTGCAGTTGATGGGGAAGGGAAGAGGTGTAGGACCATTGCCGGGCCGGAGAAGAGCGGTGATGCTGCTTTTATTGGTCAATCCAAAGGACGCCTGCATTACGTGAGTCGACGTGCGGACAGCACTAGCAAGATGACTGAACTGTGCATTTGGGTTCTTCAGGAGTACAATACAGAAGATTGGGTTCTGAAGCACAGGGTGACCTTTTTGCAGCTGTTTGGAAGAATGAGTTGCCGAGATCAAGACTACAATGTGGTTGCCATTCACCCGGATTGCAATTTGATCTTCTTCCTTCAGTACTGGGACCTGCAACTAAAATCATATAACATGGATAGCAAGGAAGTGTGTACTCTCCGGATTCTAAGGGTGGGGCCTCAGCATATTTTCCCATATGTTCCCTATTTTGCTGAGTCAACGGCTGTTGCTGGTAAGCACTAA
- the LOC120697049 gene encoding transcription factor MTB1-like — METEIKEVSIGGFWNEEDKAICASVLGLDAFTYLTKCGGAISEGLVAASVLADLQSKLHNLVEADGQSLRWNYAIFWQLAHTKSGGVVLGWGDGSCREPHDGEIGFATSVGAGDASSVTRKRVRKQVLQRLHTAFAGADEEDYAPGIDQVTDTEIFFLASMYFSFPRHVGGPGKVFAAGRPLWIPNNDLKVSPANYCYRGFLADAAGFKTIVLVPFKAGVLEVGSIQNVSESAEALQTIRSLFLGTHSTSTASEKHEDNISVQISPGSTKIFGKNLSICQPSAIKAADPSKVDGGSRDEQKSCSGDSMLLPNLRKGLQNFTWSQARGLNSQQQKFGNGILVVTSETAQSGDGSVPGTGVSSCQLQEPQQILTQPPLQPRGPMQIDFRVGSSSKFGVLISQKAMLDGGNGDIDGLFKEEREDRQPRKRERKPTNGREEQPLSHVEAERQRREKLNKRFCALRAIVPNITKMDKASILEDAVTHITDLKKKLEKMEAEREKLSELGKVDANEQTTRPEPEVDIQVVHGEILVRVVSPVDNHPIKKVLQAFEEAEVKIRESKVTANDGTVVHSFVIKPPSSEQNIRNKLLASISNASRSF; from the coding sequence ATGGAGACAGAGATTAAGGAGGTAAGCATTGGAGGGTTCTGGAATGAGGAAGACAAAGCCATCTGTGCTTCCGTTCTGGGCTTGGATGCTTTCACGTATCTGACAAAATGTGGTGGTGCCATATCTGAAGGTCTTGTAGCAGCATCTGTCTTGGCAGATCTGCAAAGTAAACTTCATAACCTGGTTGAGGCCGATGGCCAGAGCCTTCGTTGGAACTATGCCATCTTCTGGCAGCTTGCACACACAAAGTCTGGTGGTGTTGTTCTTGGCTGGGGTGATGGATCTTGCCGTGAACCCCATGACGGCGAGATCGGCTTTGCTACTTCTGTTGGTGCTGGTGATGCATCTTCAGTGACTAGAAAGAGGGTTCGGAAGCAGGtgctgcagaggttgcacacagCATTTGCTGGGGCTGATGAGGAGGATTATGCCCCTGGAATTGACCAGGTGACTGACACAGAGATATTCTTTCTAGCATCTATGTATTTTTCATTTCCACGTCATGTTGGTGGTCCTGGTAAAGTGTTTGCTGCAGGGAGACCCCTTTGGATTCCAAACAATGACCTCAAAGTATCCCCAGCAAATTATTGTTACCGGGGATTCCTTGCAGATGCAGCAGGATTTAAGACTATTGTGCTAGTGCCGTTCAAAGCTGGTGTACTTGAGGTAGGCTCAATCCAGAACGTATCGGAAAGTGCTGAAGCTCTGCAAACTATAAGGTCCTTGTTTCTTGGGACACACAGTACCAGCACAGCAAGTGAGAAGCATGAGGATAATATTTCTGTTCAAATATCGCCAGGTTCAACAAAGATTTTTGGGAAGAATTTGAGTATTTGCCAACCTTCAGCCATCAAAGCAGCTGACCCATCAAAGGTGGATGGAGGCTCAAGGGATGAACAGAAGAGCTGCAGTGGTGACAGCATGTTGCTACCCAATCTCCGGAAAGGTCTACAGAATTTCACATGGAGTCAAGCTCGAGGCCTAAATTCTCAACAGCAGAAGTTTGGCAATGGCATCTTAGTTGTGACAAGTGAGACTGCCCAGAGCGGCGATGGATCTGTTCCTGGCACCGGAGTAAGCTCATGTCAGCTTCAGGAGCCACAGCAGATCTTGACCCAACCACCACTTCAGCCCCGGGGACCAATGCAAATAGATTTTCGTGTAGGGTCCAGTTCCAAGTTTGGTGTTTTGATTTCACAAAAAGCAATGTTGGATGGGGGAAATGGTGATATTGACGGCCTTTTTAAGGAGGAAAGGGAGGACCGGCAGCcaaggaaaagggaaaggaAACCAACGAATGGGAGGGAGGAGCAACCACTTAGCCATGTTGAGGCTGAGCGCCAGAGGAGGGAAAAGCTCAACAAGCGGTTCTGTGCTCTGAGAGCCATTGTGCCCAACATCACAAAAATGGATAAAGCATCCATTCTGGAAGATGCTGTAACACATATAACTGATCTCAAGAAGAAGCTAGAGAAGATGGAAGCAGAGCGTGAGAAGCTCTCGGAGCTTGGTAAGGTAGACGCCAATGAGCAAACAACCAGGCCCGAGCCCGAAGTAGATATACAGGTGGTGCATGGTGAGATTCTTGTTCGAGTAGTGTCGCCAGTAGATAACCATCCAATAAAGAAGGTCCTCCAAGCATTTGAAGAGGCAGAAGTCAAAATACGTGAATCAAAGGTCACAGCAAACGATGGTACAGTTGTGCATTCCTTTGTTATCAAGCCCCCTAGCTCTGAACAGAATATACGAAACAAATTGCTGGCCTCTATTTCTAATGCAAGTAGATCCTTTTAG
- the LOC120697050 gene encoding WPP domain-interacting tail-anchored protein 1-like, with product MDTVINRDDSDFKGGALPYGDAMNTGGSNVEILTRVELDLAFASEKLLNLEMLVMEIARRATDSEPATFEDESVSSETAENAFELDILYGILDAEVKELTNLISSLQADIKSIEHRVFEEESGGKVKAKLDAATMTLKQMQELIADIRNESAKFEKAIQFFHETEGVEGVGCENGHMSYQTGMETEDQHRNVLHMLEQSIASELDLEKKLSDSKSVIEDLKLKLHHQEKEIYFLEESAETVSGRMFEAENASELLFGTSKELANRLNTMEFHLSAQKRREDDVKSKLEQSLTKLSFLENSPGKMEQESNKAGADSISLQDRIQELEKQLSESNSQLQSAMESADTSKEEQNALHSELGTMENTINNLKDDVSRAERRAQNAEIRCMQLTQANIELNGELSALKSEKSDKVNVLEKRLKESNTQLQHAKAAVDAIVEQQGMLKSMMSDMEHMIEDLKGKVSKAETRSGSAESKCTLLTDTNLELSEELAFLRGRVESLENLLREANRAKVSTAKDIGIRTKIITDLVRKLALERERLHLQIATLAKKNKILAQKYKEHVNVGTQVSKKATAKQTELQSTEKAEEIFPDSSSSQTEAEKPADLLCKDEVKAHTSAADVSTSEDDSSLDDTHETVRTIEPSLLNWKYIFVSFLVLLAAAVVFLLHEDGSTA from the exons ATGGATACTGTGATCAACAGAGATGATAGCGATTTCAAAGGAGGCGCCCTGCCATATGGAGACGCAATGAACACTGGAGGAAGCAATGTAGAAATCCTCACTAGAGTCGAGCTTGATCTTGCATTTGCCTCTGAGAAATTACTAAACTTGGAGATGCTGGTCATGGAAATAGCTCGGCGAGCTACCGACTCTGAGCCTGCTACATTCGAAGACGAATCCGTTTCTTCCGAGACTGCAGAGAATGCTTTTGAATTGGATATCTTGTATGGTATTCTTGATGCAGAAGTCAAGGAGTTAACCAACTTGATTAGTTCTCTTCAAGCTGATATCAAAAGTATAGAGCATAGGGTTTTTGAGGAAGAGTCTGGAGGCAAGGTCAAAGCTAAACTGGATGCTGCTACGATGACCTTGAAGCAGATGCAAGAGCTAATTGCAGATATTAGGAATGAGTCTGCAAAGTTTGAGAAAGCCATACAGTTTTTCCATGAGACGGAAG GGGTTGAAGGTGTTGGATGTGAAAATGGCCATATGTCATATCAAACTGGTATGGAGACAGAAGATCAACACAGAAATGTTTTGCATATGTTAGAACAATCCATAGCAAGTGAGCTAGATCTTGAAAAGAAGCTTTCTGATTCAAAATCTGTCATAGAAGATCTCAAGCTGAAGCTCCATCATCAGGAAAAGGAAATATATTTCCTGGAGGAATCAGCTGAAACAGTTTCAGGTAGAATGTTCGAAGCAGAAAATGCTTCTGAGCTACTTTTTGGAACATCAAAGGAACTTGCGAATAGGCTTAATACCATGGAGTTCCATTTGAGTGCACAAAAACGTAGGGAAGATGATGTAAAGTCAAAATTAGAACAAAGTTTGACAAAACTATCTTTTCTGGAAAATAGCCCTGGTAAGATGGAACAAGAGAGCAATAAAGCTGGAGCTGATTCAATATCGCTGCAGGATAGGATCCAGGAATTAGAAAAACAGTTGAGCGAATCGAATTCCCAACTGCAATCTGCTATGGAATCAGCAGATACAAGCAAGGAGGAGCAAAATGCATTGCACTCTGAGCTGGGCACAATGGAAAATACAATTAACAATCTCAAAGATGATGTCTCTCGAGCTGAACGTAGAGCACAGAATGCTGAAATAAGGTGTATGCAGCTAACTCAAGCTAATATAGAGCTTAATGGGGAGCTAAGTGCTCTTAAAAGCGAAAAGTCAGATAAAGTAAATGTTTTGGAGAAGAGACTTAAAGAGTCAAATACACAATTACAGCATGCAAAGGCAGCAGTTGATGCCATTGTTGAACAGCAGGGTATGCTGAAATCAATGATGTCTGATATGGAACATATGATTGAAGATCTGAAGGGCAAAGTTTCAAAAGCTGAAACTAGATCTGGGAGTGCTGAATCAAAGTGCACACTTTTGACAGACACAAATTTAGAACTTAGTGAAGAGCTAGCATTTCTAAGAGGTCGAGTAGAAAGTCTAGAGAACTTGCTACGTGAAGCTAACCGTGCAAAGGTGTCTACTGCCAAGGACATTGGTATCAGAACTAAAATCATTACTGATTTGGTCAGAAAACTGGCACTGGAAAGAGAACGGCTTCATCTTCAG ATTGCTACGTTAGCAAAAAAGAACAAGATATTGGCCCAGAAGTACAAAGAGCATGTTAATGTTGGCACACAAGTGAGTAAAAAGGCTACTGCCAAACAAACTGAACTTCAGTCCACTGAAAAAGCTGAGGAAATATTTCCAGATTCTTCGTCATCACAAACTGAG GCGGAGAAACCAGCAGATCTTCTCTGCAAGGATGAAGTTAAGGCGCACACTTCAGCAGCGGATGTCTCCACTTCGGAGGATGACTCCTCTTTGGATGATACTCATGAGACAGTGCGAACCATAGAGCCATCACTACTGAActggaaatatatttttgtgtcATTTCTAGTCTTGTTGGCTGCTGCTGTTGTATTCTTGCTCCACGAGGATGGCAGCACAGCATGA